GTTACAGTCGGAGCAATCCACAGCTTTGAcgatactactactactcatGGTCACGGGGTCATGATCATTGGTTCTGGAGAGAGGCATGTTTCTTCTGAACCAGTCAATGCTCTCAATCTTGCCAGCTTTAGGAAGAGGTACCAACGGATCTAACTCCTCTTTGTCGTTAGGGTCTGAGTCAAAAACTTTGAcgatactactactactcatGGTCACGGGGTCATGATCATTGGTTCTGGAGGGAAGCACGTTTCTTCGGAACCAGTCAATAATTCTCTCAACCTTGCCATCTTTACGAGGAGTTACCAACGGATCTAACTCCTCTTTGTCGTTAGGGTCTGAGTCAAAAACTTTGACGATACTAGTACTACGCATGGTCATGGGGTTAGTGGTTCTGGAGAGAGGCACGTTTCTTGTGAACCAGTCAATATTCACAAACTTGGCAGCTTCGCTTGGATTTACCAGCGGATCGAAGTCTTTCTTTTCGGTATGGTCTGAGTCTACAACTTTGACGATACGAGTACTCATGGCCACGGGGTCATCGGTTCTGGAGAGAGGTAAGTTTCGTTTGAAGGGTGAGTTGTTGTCAGGAACAACAGACTTTGGAGATTCAATGAAGAGAAGATACAACGCGAGAACAGAGATCGCATAGATTGCGAATAAGGGTTTCCTTGCTTGCATCTTTGATCCTAtcttgtgaaacaaaaaaaaaaagctcttgCTAGGGTATTCTTGTTTCAGAATATAAGATCGTAGACAGAACAAGACTAGAGGTAATCCATATATATCAAAGTTGTGTCGGTTTAAGAATCCGTAATGGAATTGGATTACGTTATGGTTACGATATCAGCCATCCCTTGGTGCCATGTGGGTTTTGGAAATACCTTAATCTAATAATGGATAATTGtgatcctttttatttttttcctaagattatcttctatatatatataaaaaataatgcaACATGAGGAAATATGTATTTCCCTTTTCTTAAATCATACCGTATTTTGATTGGATAAtctttcttaaaattaataaccCAACCTGACTtcataaaaaaccaaaaaaacaacctTGAACGCCACgctttctcattctctctaCCTTGACTCTGTTCGCTTTATCTCATTGTATTAACTCTGTTTCACCTAAGTGTTTACTTTGAGATGAAATCTTTTTGACTCTGTTTCACCTAAGTGTTTACTTTGACTCTGTTACAACGATGAAGTGTTTACTCTGTTCAACCTATATGTTTCTAACATGGATTCAATTGGTGATCCATTTagacaaatatattaaaatttctaCAAATTCGTCGCTATATTTCTAAGTTCTAATAACTACATTCAACTACCACATAAGCtactaaaatataatatagatatCAAGACAAGACGAGGGATCTTGGTGTGGAGCTTTTGATACGTCAGTCGCATGGCAGTTAAGTTTATAGATCAAAATATCAGGTAACAGAAAAATAATCGTCTTCTGTATTTGATTAATAAGTGAAAAAGTGTTTACCATTTAGGCTTTGGATACAATCTTATACAAACCTAGAAAATCAAGATTAgagtaaaaaacataaaacacctatttgttttatttcttgttatctCTGTATTCCTATGCAAACAACACAGTGGTCTGAAATTATAATCTCTATAACACTTCCCTTTCCGATCTTAATTTTTCTGGTGATCTTGTTCCATAGATGCAGTCCATAGCTATCTCTGTTCAGCTTGACCAGATCGGCTTTGAGTAATGTGGAGTCATTGCTGCTCCTTGGCGTCTGAAATAGTCTTGGAATGTCTAACCAATTGAATGGATAGAATGCTACTGGTGGCAATACTGTGAAACTGTCCCCGATCGTTTCTCGAGCTCTCTGCGCTACTCTGGTTACCAAGTACGGTCCATTGTGTCCCCATTTGTTCCCATCAAACGTCGAAGCAAACTCTTCCATGAAACTGTAAACAAGCGGGTGCTCTTTCTCGAAGATCAGAACCGCGTTGTTCAACCTTGTCCAGTTCTTTGCGTCTCCTTCCACCACAGTTTGTGCTCCAATCGAATTCTTCAATCCTTTAAAGCTTTTTGTGACGATGAAGTCGGTATCTAGATACACGCCTCCGTACTTGTATAGAATCGCTAGCCTCGCGAGGTTTGAAAGATTCTGGTGTAACGGTATCCTTCCAGGATCTCTTTTGCAGCTTTTCATTTCTTGAAACCATGTTTTGGCTGGTGTGTTCTCAAGCAGCAACGACATGTCTGGTGTGATCGCAAAAACCTTGTAACCCCGATCAAGTAGTGGTTTTAGGATGGTATCTCCTTTAAGAGTATCCATGGATCCTGATACAATCATCAAGCATCCTTGAGGATGAGCTTTAAAGACGCTTTCTACAGCCAAAAGTTCTCTTTTCCCAAAATACTCTGCAGGTGAAAACCATGTCATGAAGAATCTAACCTCACATTTGTCGTCGAGAGACTCAAGAACCCTTTGATGAAACTGCTCTGAAATGTTAGTTGACCTAAAAACCTCGAACTCTGTTAGATGTGATCGAAGCCAAGCCATTCTATCTCTGCTTGTAGTGTTCTTTGGAGGAGCCAATGGTTTTCTCTCCattctgtttctttgtgttaCCTCAGAAGTTGGTGAAGACCAGAAGAGAGTTGATTCTAGAGACATGTTTGAGAGGATTGTTCCCACAACAACGAGTAGCATTATGACCGCGAAAATGGCGGTAGAGAACACCGGGGAATTCGTGTGCCTGTATTGCCGGACATCAAGTATTTCTGAGAGACtccttttgttattattatcctTCTCCATAGTTTTCAGAATGTGTGGAACAGAGAGAGGGAAAGTCAAAAATCTCACATGGAGTCTTTGAAGCTAATGCATATAATAACCTcctcaattatattttcattatttcttaTAGACTAATGTGATTTAGTCTAGGTAGTTGGATTATATTAGATGTAGATTAATGTGGTTTGGTCTATGTAGTTGAATTAATTTAATAGAggaatttttttcctttttctaaacaTAAACATAGTTGAAATGTTGAGTATGATGAAAGCGCATGATGAAGATGAACTCATCTTTCTCCATTTTCTTGGTATTGTTTTGGGATTAGGATATTTTAAGGTTCTTCATGTTTTATTGGCTTTAAAAAAACTGTTAAACTATAGGTCAACCTTACGTGGGAGTTTGGTTGCCATATAGATTACATATGATTGTGGAATATGCTGAAGATGTGCATACCACTAAGGGTGCCATGCTTTTTGTTGCTGTTCCTGTGGTGATTTAGAActagaattttatttaaatattatacttatAATGTTTCTAGTAGCGAAGGttttgagggttttttttttttttttttgagtgccATGGTTTTTATAGTTATACGTATAATGGTTAACTATGATAATTTCTATCCACAGTTTTAACTGCagttttttattcttattacacaaatgttattttttcatttactattgttgtaaatttttaaataagccattgaaacttataaaaaaaaatagttattatgattaattaatttgccAAACTATAATGATTGTAATTGATCAGTTTTGCCAAACTCTTTAATGGttgagttgattttttttgtttttgttgattctaATCGATTGATGTTGAAAAAAGTAGTCATCATACGTGCAACATATGTGTTTTTCCCCCTTGTGAGAACACACGGATCGGTATACAATGATGaatggttttgagtttttgcGTATATGTCTCTTCTTTGAAAACTCAAAACACAATCTCCATGGTTTGGTTGGTTCAGAAAAAAACTCCATCACTATTGTTATAACAAAACAGTCTAAACCGTATACGGACGTTTTGAAGAATATATCTTTCTCTTGATTCTCAAAGACTCCGCTAGGTTCAACTTGTACTAGTCGATCTCTGATGAGAGATATAACTTGTACTAGTCGATGTCTACTGAGAGATACCTCATACATATAACCAATGGTTGCTAGGAAACAATTCTCTAATGAAACAAGTTCGAAATAATACTATGTAGAgtctagtttatatataataagtagCAAAATATAAGGTAATTTCCATAAGAGATCATCACCAAAGATGAGGATATATATCACGATGACTCGTTTTTGTCCATCAAATTTGTTGGGGCATTGATTGTTACCCTCAGATTCTTCGAAACACTACTACGCCTTATGTTCTGCAAAACGAAATTTAACATTATTGTGAGAAGTTTAAGAAGAAAAGGCTTGTAAGTTTCATTTACTAAGAATCTTGAACTGTTAAAGGAATGAGGATGTGTACCATATGCCTCAAGGCCATGTCAAGGGAGGACTTAGAGAGATTTCTCCCAAAGCCCAAGCTCGTTTTATCGTCGTATTTTGGAGGTGGCAGTTTCCTCATGTTCACAACTCTTTCCACCATTTGAGTGCCCATCAACACAGGATTCACATCATTACTAGTCTTGGACCGTCCTGTTGATCTGTCACCTGAGCTGTACACTCTGCTTCTTGAGGCTGAGACAGGTCTAGCACGTGTTTCAGGGATTGTTGGAGTTGTAGATTTAGCACTAGAAATCGACTTTCCCACTGAGGATGAACAGGTATAGGCAGATGCTCTTGGATTGGATTTGATTGTAGAGGTTCTAGTGTCTGGATTTGAACTCTGAGCAGAGTTGGTTAGTCTTGTGGAAGGTAATGTAGTTCGTGAAGTGGGTGTGGGTTGTCTTGACGGTTTACTGCTTAGTTTTACTTTTTCAGCGGTGTTGATGACTTGTTTGCTTAAAGCAGTTCTTGAGATTGGCTTGGAAACTTTGACGCTCCGTGTCACAGGTTCTTGAGGAATGTTTTCAAccttaaaaacaaaagcttaACATGAGTAATCATTGATGGTGAATAAACTAGCTAGTGTTTGGAAACATGAACCGCCATAGTGTGAACATAGTACTTAGGACTAGGATAGACTAAGAAAGACACATATCAATCTCTTATTTCCTCTTAAAGacaagatagatagatagatagataggaAGGATGAGGAGTTTTAAGAAATCGGTTCTCACCCGTTGTTTCAAAGCAGTACTGGACCTAGCTTTAGTCTCTTTGAGTTTAACCATTGAGTTCTCTTGCCCTCCTAGCGTCTCAGGAGCCGCAAGTAACCTGGAATCAGATCATCTATACATAAATATCTCAACAAAAAAGGCGAATAGCTCTGCTCTATTCGAACATTCTATCTAACAACTCAGAATTGGAATTGCTTAGAAGCAAAGCTAATGTTCATAATCTCATCAAACAACTTAACACTTTAAACACATTAAGAGAAACACATTCGAGCACTCAAAGAAGTACCATTCGTAATCAGATTTGTCACTCTCAGAGTCCAAGAACTTTTCAACAGCGCTCCTACTCGTTTCCAAGATCTCTAAACTCTTTGTGCTACTCTTGTCAACACTGTTTGCTCCTGTACAAATCCAACAgcaaaattaacacaaaaatcactaaaaaaaaactcttaattaCTCAAAAATGAATCTAAGATTCCATAGTTCACTTCTTAGATTTAGGTTCCAGGAGCTCAGATTCGAAGAAATCAAAGTCAAAATtagaagaaatgaagaagatcCGGTAGTAGACTAACCAGATTCTGGAAGAGAAGAAACGATTTGAAGCTTCTCGCGTCTTCGCATCTCCAAAAACAAAGAGAGCTCTTCATGTCCATCACGACCCACCAACACATTCTCCATTTCTCGGAAAAAAGAAAACCTCTTCTTCACGCTTAGCTGATGATTCACTATGAAGATcgtagccaaaaaaaaaaaaaaaaaaaaaaaaNACGAAACGAAAGGTTAACaatgcagaagaagaaacaaacagagATTGATTCAGTCGCGTATTCACGAAACTGCCACTGATTCAGTTCAggtgtttgttttaatttttttttgttgaggaGATGGTGGAGCGTCGGAGGAAGCTAGAAGTAGTAGAAGAGGAGAGGGGGTATAGATGTAAATGACGTAGGACCCTAATCAGACTGAAACTTAAGATCTGAACCGTTGGATTCACAACGGCGATTGACTGATCGGACGTTTGATATTTGAATAGACTGGCCAATGAAAGCTGCCTCGTAGACCGTGTGAAATTCAAAAACACTTCTCTGTTCATTTATTTTTCAACGCGGCCCATTATGCTAATTGTTTGGGTTTTTAACAAAAGCCCacaaaatttctgatttttacCGGTTTAGAGAAAATTGGAGGTTTATCGCGGTCAGTCATACCAATCATACATacgtatttaattatttatatgtaatttatattaacTGCTTagacaaaaattatttattgatcatattaaaaacatc
The Camelina sativa cultivar DH55 chromosome 6, Cs, whole genome shotgun sequence genome window above contains:
- the LOC104792614 gene encoding uncharacterized protein LOC104792614, yielding MENVLVGRDGHEELSLFLEMRRREKLQIVSSLPESGANSVDKSSTKSLEILETSRSAVEKFLDSESDKSDYEWLLAAPETLGGQENSMVKLKETKARSSTALKQRVENIPQEPVTRSVKVSKPISRTALSKQVINTAEKVKLSSKPSRQPTPTSRTTLPSTRLTNSAQSSNPDTRTSTIKSNPRASAYTCSSSVGKSISSAKSTTPTIPETRARPVSASRSRVYSSGDRSTGRSKTSNDVNPVLMGTQMVERVVNMRKLPPPKYDDKTSLGFGRNLSKSSLDMALRHMNIRRSSVSKNLRVTINAPTNLMDKNESS
- the LOC104792613 gene encoding uncharacterized protein At4g19900-like, translating into MEKDNNNKRSLSEILDVRQYRHTNSPVFSTAIFAVIMLLVVVGTILSNMSLESTLFWSSPTSEVTQRNRMERKPLAPPKNTTSRDRMAWLRSHLTEFEVFRSTNISEQFHQRVLESLDDKCEVRFFMTWFSPAEYFGKRELLAVESVFKAHPQGCLMIVSGSMDTLKGDTILKPLLDRGYKVFAITPDMSLLLENTPAKTWFQEMKSCKRDPGRIPLHQNLSNLARLAILYKYGGVYLDTDFIVTKSFKGLKNSIGAQTVVEGDAKNWTRLNNAVLIFEKEHPLVYSFMEEFASTFDGNKWGHNGPYLVTRVAQRARETIGDSFTVLPPVAFYPFNWLDIPRLFQTPRSSNDSTLLKADLVKLNRDSYGLHLWNKITRKIKIGKGSVIEIIISDHCVVCIGIQR